The genomic interval TGTTCGAGCGTGGCGGAGAGTGGTACGTGCACGTGACCATCGAACGCGAAACAGCCATCGCTCCCCGCTGCGGAAGCCGCGACAGTTGTCGGCGTGGACGTTGGTGAGGCGAGTCTGCTCACGGTGTGTCACCGTGACGAGCACGGCTCGCCGACCGACCCGACGCTGTTCACCGACGAAAGCACGCTCGTCCGCCGACTGAGAAAAACGTACTTCAGCGTGTCCAAACGTCTGAACGAGCGCGGCAGTACAGCCACGCTCGACGCGTACGCTGAGACGACGTGGAATCGTATCAATGACATCCTGCACACGGTGACGCGGCAGGCGATCGACGAGATACGCGAACTGGAGAGGCCAGTCCTCGTGCTCGAAGACCTGACGTACATCCGTGAAGAGTTGGACTACGGCGCGTTCATGAACCGGCGGCTCCACGGCTGGGCGTTCGCGAAACTCCACGCGTTCCTCTCGTACAAAGCCCGCGAAGCCGGGATCCCAGTGCGCTCGGTGGACCCGTGGGGCACCTCGAAAAAGTGCCATCACTGTGGCTCGACGGGCTACCGGCCGCGACAGGCAACGTTCAACTGTACGAACGATGCGTGCTGGGTGTCCGAGTATCAGGCGGACGTGAACGCAGCGGTGAACATCGGCGACAAGTATCGACATCAGATGTACCTCGCTAGAGAGACGCGACCGAGAAGACACGTGGTCGCGGATGACTCGGGCGAGGATGGGGCATTGTTGACCATGCCACAAGACAACTCACTGAGCGAGGACCACCCGTCTGTGAAGCGGGCGTCCGATGACAACGTCCCGACCAGCCAGACTCGTGGTGAGTCGGCGGGGTCGGTTCGGGAGACCGGTGAGTCGCATGCGTCTTGAAACCTCGAACAGACGCTGAGTCTGGAAATTCTGTGTCAGGATTCCTCCGCGTTCACGCGGAGGAGGAGGTCAATTCGCTGTCGTCCATCGTACCTGATGGGTTGAGAACGCTCTAGGTCGTTGTACCGATGTTCGTTCTACGGTTGTGGCTGCCGTGGCTCCGCCACGGGAGCGGTGGGTGGGGAGGAGGGGTCGTGGGCACTGGGACTCACGAACAAAAAACAAACCGCGCAGCGAGCCTATCTCGGCTGTTGAGACGAACTGGGGAACACGACGTCCGACCAGCCCGTCAGGGCGACCGAGACGCGCTCACCGTAGTAGTTCCACGCGACGTTCCGCAATCTGACCACGTCGTCTTCTGCCAGCCAAGGTTGGTTGCTCTTCGCCCAACTGGTGAACTTGACCGTTCCCGTCTCGTCTTCGAGCAATCCGACTTGCGCGATCGAGGGGTGTGAGGGTGTCCACAATGTCTTCACCCGGCCCTCGATGTCGACCTCGCTCCGTCCCACCGATCCGATTTCATCGATAGGCACGATTGCTCCGGGTGTCGCTTTCACCTCTTCAAGAGTGTCGAGGACGGCCGTCTGCAGATCCGCCCCGGCGTTCATCCGCTCTGCAATCCGGACCTCGATACCCGACTAACCCTCAAGCCTACGCTGAGTTTCTGAACAACATCTCAACGATTGTTAGCGGCCAGGTCGGTGTCGATTCGGACTTGGCAAAGCGATTCGCCACTGATGCCATGCCACCCGAGGCGGTCGCGAACCGCCTCAGAGCACTCAAACGCGGCGAGTGGCTCGTGCGGCTCCCCGCTCACTTTGGCGAGCCAGAACCCCGACCGTTCGTCGTCAACTCCCCACCGCTCCCGGCTGGTCACTCTGAAAGCGACAACCCGCTCGATGGGACGGCGGCCGTCAGCTTCGACGCACAGTTGACCCTCATGGCCGAGGATGCCCTCGATGACTACTGCCTGCCGATCGGTTCCCACAGTACAGCGACCCGAACGGACGCGCCAGATGAGACTGGTGCGGACAGCGACCACGACCAGACGACACAGCGCGTCAAGTCGCCACTCGCACTCACCAAGTGCCTCCCCCCAACGGTCCAGTACGTCCCCGACTGGGACGCGCTGCAATGTACTGCGTGCGACAACCGCTATGACCCCTGTATCGATGGCATGCGCCGCGCCATCAGCTGCTGTAGCTCGCTGGCTGCTGTCGACCGCGACAAAATCCCGATCTGTGAGCTAAACCTCAAGTGCTCGCTCGAGGAACGCGCCGCAAGCGAGTGGAGCGACCAGCAGTTACTGTTCTTGCAGGCGGTCTACAACGCCCAGCAAGGACGCTATGACAAACTCGAGTACGACCTGCTCTCGGACTCGATGCTCCGACTCCAGGAGTACATCGGCCTCGACAGCGACGCCGTCCAGGCGTTACTCGACAGCGACGTGCTCAATCACGATGGCGACCACCCACACCGCCTGTATTCGGTCACGCCCGAGGGACGCGACGCCATCGGTGAGAGCTACCGCCTGGGTGTCGACTACGGTCACGGCAAGGGTGACCTCGAGGAATCGAGTCAACACGTCCTGGGGATGGGGGTCGCGATGCGCTGGCTCGAACAGGAGTTCCGCGATAACCCCGACTCAGACGTCACCGTGGTGTTTCCCTACTATGACCTCCCCGATTCCGACCACCGCCTCGACCTCGTCGGCCTCGACGACAACGGTGAAATCGTCGTCGCCGTCGAGGTCGAACGCATCAATCACGACGTCCGCGAAGCTGCTGTCTCGGACTTCGATAAGATGGCTGCCTACGACCCTGATGAAGCCATCTGGCTCGTCATGACACAGGACGATGGCCACACCCTCCTCGACGCACTGCGCGATCCCCCCGATGGCACGCCACGAGTCGAGGCGTCGTATGCAGCCACCACGCCGCCACAGCAGTTCACCATCGACACACCCGGTCTGACGAAAATCTACCCCGTAACCTGGCTTCGTGACCAACTCGAGGAGTACCAATAACTGCACATTGATTGACATCCCCCCACCGTGAACGGCGAGGCTTGCGCCTTGTTATTTTTCCTCACCGGCCAGCCCATCCCGAGTTCATGAACGTGGTCATGCGTTCATCTTATATTCGATGAGCAGATAGGAGGAGATGGAAACAGAGGGTTCGTATGAGCAGCGACGATACCAAGCACGTCCAGACAGAGTTGAGCGAGGACGAATACGAACGATTTCGCGAGTTCGCAAGGGAACACGAGCTATCGCTCAAAGAAGCTGGCCACGAGGCGCTTACCGAGTGGGTCGAGCGACAGGAGCGAGCGGATCCCAACGACCGTGCATTCACCGTTTTTGACGAGCTCGAAGCAGACTCCCTCCCAGCGTCCGCAGAGACGGACGCACGCGATGAAGACGATCTCGTTGACGAGTGGCACGGGAACGAAGAGTCCATGATGCTAGCTGACGATCCGTCCACCCACTCGTAGTCGATGGCAGAGCCTGTTGAAACACCCATCGGGCGGGTCACGGCCGAGCATTTCCGGCCAGGCCACGTTCGACACCAAGTCGTCGTCGGCCCAAAGTTCCTGTACGCGTTGTTCAATCCTCGAGAGCAAATGCACGGTGTCACGCGGGCGTTCATGGCGTTCGTCCGCGACGGGGACCTCCCCTATCGGCGACTCATCGTCAACGATCACATCGTCGATGAGGCGGCCACTCGGTTGAAAAAGCAGGCATCGATGCAGAACGCGGCGTCGTTCCTGAGGACGCTCGACGAAAGTAGACTCTATCAGTTCCAAACTGTCTCCGAGGCCGTATTCGATGAGGCCAAAGCAACGTTCGTCGAGTGGACCGATCTGGACGCTGCATTCACTGACTTTGTCGTCGCCGCCCATATGAACACCCTAGAGGTTGACCACATTCTCACCTTCGACCGGCACTACGATGCGTTCGATGTGACAACGCTCCCATATCACAGTCAGGACTGACAGAAAGTAGTGATCTACGCCACACTGGTTCGCTCGGTCGAGACCGACCTCGCAGGTTATCGTGGCAACTCGCCATCTGGACCAGTCAGACAGCCTGTCTTGAATGTCAAACCGACGCGGCAGAGGTACTTTCACCCACCGTCTGGTTCCCGGTACTGCCACTCCGGACAGGTGCAGGCTGGAATCCGTAGATCGATACCGTAGATACGCCCGGATGCACCACGGACCGCATACCGACTGCTCGTTCGGACCGTGAAAATGGAAGTAGATCTCCCAGCGACTGTGCCTCTGACACTCCGCATCGACATATTAATTGGCTGATGTATAAATGCACGTCAGACGGAAGGTTCTACTGACACTATTTCGGTGTGGCTGTCGAGTAGCTCGTGTCCGGTCTGCCTCGGCGACCCCGCTATAGAGTCCACATTCTGACCCTATCGAACGAGTGCCCGGCGTCAAGAGGTGAGGGGAAAGGGATAGCCGATTTCGGGCCACCCCTCATGTCCCACCCATTGGTTGTCAGAGGCTGTCCCCCCATCTGCGCTCATGTTCTCTGACCTACTGGTAATCCAGAAGCTACTGTGGCCACCGAATATGAGAGTAGTAATTGTGAGATTGAACGAGATTCATCTCCCGTCAACGCGGATGAATGCCACGGTACCGAACCACTGTGTTGGGATAGTAGGAGTTGTATTCCACTACACTCACTCCTCAGTCAGTTCCAGACGGTAGTGAATCCGCCATCGTCGATGGTGCCGTGAGTCGTGATGATCGCGTCCATTTCCTCAGCCCGGTGGCTGGCGTCGATGAGTCCATCGCGGTTGCTGAGCTCATCGACTAGTTGTGCATACTCGACGAGCGCATCATCGTCGATGGGAGCGACCGAGACTGGGCCGTAGAGGAGTGCCTGGCGTGCGTCCTCTGGGGAGCCGTTGAGCGTGCCACCCGGATGTCTGTATCACGTGACACTAAGTAGAGGACTTCGACCCGACCCTGTATATCAAAACATCTTCATTTCTTTTTATTAGTGCGAATGATGGATGTCTTCTCCCCGTCAGGAGGTTAGCTGGTCCAGCGGTTCCGGCCGCGGCAAGTCCCTGATTCGAGCGTGCGGTCTAAGGAAGTTCTTCTCGAACGCGATAGCGATGGTCACCAGCGACGCCACCGCGGTTACCGGCCAAGCGGAGGCTGCACCACTCTGTCAAAACCACCGACCACTCGGTCCACCAGACCAGACCCGAGCCAACGGGTCAGGGCTCTGGGACGCCGAGAACGTTGTCCGGTGTTCGAACGATGCGGTCGGCCGCTATCGTATCGATGTGGATGTCGGTGAGCCCGTCGAAGAAGACCTGTGTGCCTGCCATCGGGACGTCCATCACGGCGACCGGCTGACCGAACTGTGCTCATACGGAACTGCATCTGCTGACTGAAGCGGGACCCCGACGATCGTTGCCGATCCATGCGACGTCGAAGGAGGGTGGTAGTTGTACACCCCTGAAACGCTGTACAACGCACGTTCGGCGTCTATCATTGCCAGCAATCGTCAGTCGGACCGCATTGCGTCGAGGATGATGTCGGTGTCGCGCATTAATCGGTGTTCGAGGTAGCTCCCCTTGCTAGGCCCGCCGCCCGTATGCGTGGTGTCGGTGATACCCAGAAATGATTGCTCCTTGAGCAGGCGCGACACTCGGTCGTACGAGAGTGGGTCGGCTCCCTCAGACTCGGCGAAGTTGACGTACACGTCATAGATATCAGCTGTTCTGAACCGCGAGGCGTCACGTTGCTCGGTCAGGGCTGCGAGTGCTCGAAGGATGAGTTTCACATGAGGGGGTTGCCCGCTCACGAGTCGCTCAAACCGGTTGATCTCTGCCTGTCGAACGGCATCGTCGACGAAATTGACAGTCACGCGGTCGGCCCCGGCGCGCTCGGCTAGCTGCCCGGCCTCGTAAAACGTGTCCACGGCCTTGCGGGCATCCCCATGCTCGCGCGCTGCGAGCGCCGCTGTCTTGGTGACGACGGCGTCATCTAATACGCCCTGCTTGAAAGCGTCACGTCGGTTGTTGAGGATGTTGCTGAGTTGGTCAGCGTCATACGGGTCAAACACGAGTTCATTGTCCTGTAGACTCGAATCAACGCGTTCGTTGAGCCGCTCGCGGTATTCGATTTTGTTCGAGATGCAGATGACGCCAACGAACGCATCGGCCTTGCCCGATTCTCGAGCCCGCGAAAGACTGCGCAAAAGTTCGTCATCGGCGAGCTTGTCGATTTCGTCGAGAATCACGACGAACGCATCTACGTCATGAAGATCGAGAAGTTCCCACGTAATGTCGCGGTAGTCCGCTGCACCGATGCCGACTCGTGGGATGGTGCGGTCGGTGGTGAGTCGCTTGACTAGCTCACGTGCCATCTCGCGGCTAGCTTTTGCCTCGGTCTGGTAGTCCGAACAGTCGACGTACGCGTACTGGAGGGAGCGATCGTTCTCCGTCGCTCGTCGGTGGGCCTCCCGAGTGACACACCTCGCAACGAGTGACTTCCCGGTCCCTGTCTTCCCGTAGATGATGGTCGTCTCGGGTGGCCCGCCTTGTGTCGCCGGGCCCAACGCTCGCCCGACCTCGTTGATTTCATTGTCACGGCCGACGACGCGGTCAAGTTCCGGGACGTGGCCAACACGAACCAACTCCCGATTGGCGAAGATATCACCCGTCGCAAAGATATCATCGGTCATATGCCCACAACCATACCCCAGTAGTATAAATTCCCCATACCCCACACCGAGTGAAATGCTCAAATCATTACTCTGTGTCACTATAGAGGCCACTGAGTGCGTTTTATATACTCAATTGGTGTGAGAGACACACCTCGTACCGAGTGAGGAGAGTCCAATATGGAATCTGGTGATAACTGAAGCAAGAGGGAGCGTTGGTGTCGAAAGGCACGGCGATTTCGAACAGCGGGACTCACTCGGTACGAGGGGTGTGGGAAGCAGCAGACACCACTTCGAAATCACCCGACGTGATGCGTGACCGCTCACTCGGTACGAGGGGTGTCAGCAACGAACCGCCACTTCTGGTTGCGGCCTCTCCCCCGGTTCACCCTCACTCGGTGTGAGGTGTCCCTCTCGTGTTCGTAGTGATGCTTCCTCAGTTAGTTCCAGACGTTCGCGAATCCGCCATCGTCGATCATACCGTCGGTCGTAATTCTCGACTGTCTCTCAGCACTTACTCAGCCACAGTCTCTCGATTCGTTGCTCTATCGCTGTGAGGATGGTGGAGTATACCTCGGGTGGATGGAGCGAAGGAAGGTTGAGGTCAGTGACTCCGGTGACAGAGGGTGGCTCATCGGACTAGTATCGGTACACCGTGGCACGGGAGCGGGCGAAACGTGAGCGCACGCCCGCATCTGTGTCGAGATGCTGGAGTTGGCTGCCGAGAAAGGAATCGACGTTGGCTACTCGACAGAGGATCTCGAGCGAGACCTCGATCGGAACTGATCCGTGGTCGTCGTCGATTCCTCGGTCCTCATACCGCTGTCGTGGGTACATCGGTTGGAACTCATCGTCTCATAACCACAGTTCGACGCAATACGAACGACAGAGTTCGTGGAGACAGAGGTTCTTATCGAGTATCGCAAGACACTCCACGACGAGTTCATAGAGGGCTGCACCACGCAGACATCGAGATTCGAGCCACTCACGCTCCCACCGAAGGCGATGTCCCGCAGCCCAACCCCCAACTTGCATTTAGCATAGCTAAATTCATGTATGGTCGCCATATATTGTCCATCCATGCATGGATGAGCGCGAGATCGGAGCGTTGGCCCCAGGGAGGCTCATCCCATACGGGAGAGAGTCCTACTACAAACCAGAGCCGCTGCCGCCATCACGAGCACTCGATTTTGAGGCATCGTTCTATGAGACGCTCGCTGATGCGACATTTTGGCTCGGCCAGCTCAGTGGTGTGAGCCGGGAGCTTGAGTTCTCACCCGTCCTCTACACGTCGTTGCTCCGGAAGGAGGCGATAGAATCCGCCGAAATCGAAGGTGCAGATGTTGACTACAACGCACTCTACAGTCTCGAAACACAGGCGTTCGACAGTATATCGAATGACCCATCAGACGGGACACTCGCTTCAGCGTCGAACACGAAAGACACCCGTGAAGTGCTCAATTACGAGCAGGCCATAGAAGACGGGATAGCAGCTCTCGACGACGGCGAGGAACTCACGGTTGACCTCATGCATGCGCTTCACGAGACGCTTCTTACAGGAGTGTCAGGCGACCGTGTCGAGACCGACACAATTGGGGCATACAAGACGGTCCCAAATCATCTTGGGGGCTTTCTTCCACCGGTTCCAGACGCAGTTGACGGGCTAATGGAGGCGTTGATCACGTATTATAGAATCGGAGGGCGATATCACCCACTCATCGATATCGGGCT from Halomarina salina carries:
- a CDS encoding type II toxin-antitoxin system VapC family toxin yields the protein MHGVTRAFMAFVRDGDLPYRRLIVNDHIVDEAATRLKKQASMQNAASFLRTLDESRLYQFQTVSEAVFDEAKATFVEWTDLDAAFTDFVVAAHMNTLEVDHILTFDRHYDAFDVTTLPYHSQD
- a CDS encoding Cdc6/Cdc18 family protein, with protein sequence MTDDIFATGDIFANRELVRVGHVPELDRVVGRDNEINEVGRALGPATQGGPPETTIIYGKTGTGKSLVARCVTREAHRRATENDRSLQYAYVDCSDYQTEAKASREMARELVKRLTTDRTIPRVGIGAADYRDITWELLDLHDVDAFVVILDEIDKLADDELLRSLSRARESGKADAFVGVICISNKIEYRERLNERVDSSLQDNELVFDPYDADQLSNILNNRRDAFKQGVLDDAVVTKTAALAAREHGDARKAVDTFYEAGQLAERAGADRVTVNFVDDAVRQAEINRFERLVSGQPPHVKLILRALAALTEQRDASRFRTADIYDVYVNFAESEGADPLSYDRVSRLLKEQSFLGITDTTHTGGGPSKGSYLEHRLMRDTDIILDAMRSD
- a CDS encoding Fic family protein is translated as MDEREIGALAPGRLIPYGRESYYKPEPLPPSRALDFEASFYETLADATFWLGQLSGVSRELEFSPVLYTSLLRKEAIESAEIEGADVDYNALYSLETQAFDSISNDPSDGTLASASNTKDTREVLNYEQAIEDGIAALDDGEELTVDLMHALHETLLTGVSGDRVETDTIGAYKTVPNHLGGFLPPVPDAVDGLMEALITYYRIGGRYHPLIDIGLFHYQFETIHPYGDGNGRLGRLLITLQLYDTGYLQRPNLYLSEYFNRNKPEYIDRMRAVRYDGTWEAWLSFFVRGIAQQAEESVERTLALDRLRRRYENEYGGHSYTKNKLACTLFEHPYLTTKTVQTLFDVEQSTAYRAISSLEDDGLLEEVTGKGRNKEYRAREIFDILEQPPQTY